The Sabethes cyaneus chromosome 3, idSabCyanKW18_F2, whole genome shotgun sequence DNA window CCTATGGCTGAAAGTCTcgttaataaagaaaattattattattattgaaaatgtttaataactctctaacgattgagatttcaccatatgcgtagaattttttcatcaattgtcttgcataattttttttaaaacatatttCTTCGAGTTTTTATTCTGTTTGAACAAGAAAATTGTTCGCTAATTGCTAAAATAAGCATTGTTTATCAAAGCTAGCACTCCATAATCGTAaatcatttccaatttttgTAGAAATGGAAAATGCAACGAAAATCATGATTtaataattgaagatagaattaacaaaagggcgaatgtcgcaagcgtaaacaaaccgagtgagggttgattttcctatgctggtccagcaaaaaataactctcacccgttttgtttacatttgcgacattcgcccttttgttaattctatctagaattgtgTACAAGTTATTTATGGTAAATTATATTTAGCATCATAGAAgcaaaaatgatttttaaataggGTAAGGTGGGGAAAGACGGGTCGCGTGGCAAGATAGGTCAGTTGCATTAACATGAAAGTTTCAGCTTAATCCAAGCCAACGATTTTTTCATATAGTACCTAAAGTAACATTCTTTCATAATCATCATAATTCGTAACTTATGTTTTACCTGTTTTCGATAGAAAAATTTGAATGTAAAATCGCTGCATTTCTTACGCGATACATGAAACGATACAAAGTGAAGCAGATCCAATATTTCGTCAGCATAAAAAATAGCAATATGTTTTCTGTGTGCTCTTATCATTTGTAAAACCACATAGGATAACAATATCtgttatatactacaaaagtttaCAATAAACATGTATATTGTTCTACCAGCTCAACAGGGGCAGGATGGGTCACATTGAAAAAAGCTTGTGTGGCACACTATATTTGTCCATATATCTGCATTTTTGAGTTTCTTTATTGTTGTAAACAACTATTTTTAGCTGGCCCGGcgtatattttatccacaaaacagttaatcCGGCAAAAGGTTAGTTTTTcaacatttcactttttgtctgatatattttttattttatatcgttttgtttatttttgtcaccaattttgaaatatataaGTCGTTTATCTGCAGCaacaataatttttgtttctgtaAAGAATTCATAAAGGTTttccatttaaaaaaatcgcttTGTTATGTGACCTATTTTGCCCCGCATTTTGACCCATCTTGCCCCGTACTTTTTGAGAGCTTATAATAACATATCTTTTAAATGTATTCACAAAAAAATATGATCCTCGAAAAATCGGTCCTGTAGATTTTTTTCGGAAGAGATTATTAGTGACTCCATCTAAGTAAATGATAAGTGGGTTAAAATGGAATGcgtagaaaaacgcatcgggtactttccttaggtgacccgtcttgcCCCACCTGACCCTACTACTAGATAACTGAAACACGATCTGCTACTcatcaaaatttatgttgtaTTTTGCCTTCATCTGATCTAAttcttcttgttttttgtcTACATCCAGCCTCTTGAAAGCTTTCGTCGACTGGTAGTACAGAACTACCAAGTACCGATTACACACGTTAAATCCGGAAAGGTGGTCACAAGCGTTTTTTGCGTCGAAAATATCCTCATACACCACGAAAGCCGTACCCCGAGTTTCTGGAGTATTACCACTGTA harbors:
- the LOC128743121 gene encoding splicing factor 3B subunit 6, whose product is MALAMQKRNNVRLPPEVNRVLYVRNLPYKITSDEMYDIFGKYGAIRQIRVGNTPETRGTAFVVYEDIFDAKNACDHLSGFNVCNRYLVVLYYQSTKAFKRLDVDKKQEELDQMKAKYNINFDE